Proteins encoded by one window of Pseudochaenichthys georgianus chromosome 9, fPseGeo1.2, whole genome shotgun sequence:
- the sdf2l1 gene encoding stromal cell-derived factor 2-like protein 1 translates to MEILHVLHVFVRSLMFLLLWSKCEGRESELNTVTCGSLLKLLNTRHNVRLHSHDVKYGSGSGQQSVTGVEIADDANSYWQIRGKPNRPCQRGEAIKCGQGIRITHMKTGRNLHTHHFSSPLSNNQEVSAFGENGEGDNLDVWAVQCDGIHWEREEDVRFKHVGTDVFLSVTGEQYGHPIRGQREVHGMSAANQNNWWRSMEGVFLQPSQLPLHHDEL, encoded by the exons ATGGAGATACTTCACGTTTTACACGTTTTCGTCCGATCACTGATGTTTCTGCTGCTGTGGTCAAAGTGTGAAGGAAGAGAGTCGGAGCTGAACACCGTGACCTGCGGCTCTCTGCTCAAACTGCTCAACACCAGACACAACGTCCGTCTGCATTCCCACGATGTCAAATATGGCTCAG gcagtGGACAGCAATCTGTAACTGGAGTTGAGATTGCGGATGATGCCAACAGTTATTGGCAGATTCGTGGAAAGCCCAACCGTCCCTGTCAGCGGGGGGAGGCCATCAAGTGTGGTCAGGGCATCCGCATCACACACATGAAGACTGGGCGAAACCTCCACACACACCACTTCAGCTCACCCCTGTCTAATAACCAG GAGGTCAGCGCTTTTGGAGAGAACGGCGAGGGAGACAATCTGGACGTGTGGGCGGTCCAGTGTGATGGCATCCACTGGGAGCGCGAGGAGGATGTGCGCTTCAAACACGTGGGCACCGATGTCTTCCTGAGTGTGACCGGGGAGCAGTACGGCCACCCCATCCGCGGCCAGAGGGAGGTGCACGGCATGAGTGCTGCTAACCAGAACAACTGGTGGCGCTCCATGGAGGGCGTCTTCCTGCAGCCCAGCCAGTTGCCGCTGCACCACGACGAGCTGTGA